In Onychostoma macrolepis isolate SWU-2019 chromosome 06, ASM1243209v1, whole genome shotgun sequence, one DNA window encodes the following:
- the acvr2ab gene encoding activin receptor type-2A: MRTDTKLALAIFLVSCSSGAILGRSETQECAFYNVSWEKDGTNQSGIESCYGEKDKRRHCFSTWKNRSGAIEMVKQGCWLDDVNCYDSSECVERKENPDVFFCCCEGNMCNEKFHYSPEMIQTTSNPVPPKPDLFPTLLYSLVPIMAVAVILVISFWMYRHLKLSYPPLLVPSQDPGLTPPSPLLGQKPLQLLELKARGRFGCVWKAQLLNEHVAVKIFPVQNKQSWQSEYEIYSLSGMKHENILHFIGAEKRGNGVDIELWLITAYHEKGSLTDFLKANVVSWNELCLIAQTFVRGLAYLHEDIPNLKDGHKPAIAHRDIKSKNVLLKRDLTACIADFGLALKFEAGKSTGDTHGQVGTRRYMAPEVLEGAISFQRDAFLRIDMYAVGLVLWELATRCTAADGPVDEFCLPFEEEAGIHPSLEDMQDVVVHKKLRPIFREHWLKHTGLAMLYETIEECWDHEAEARLSAGCVEERIISMQRNTNLIAPDDILSVVTMVTNLDFPPKESSL, encoded by the exons ATGAGGACAGACACCAAACTGGCCTTGGCCATATTCCTCGTCTCCTGTTCATCAG GTGCGATTCTCGGCCGCTCGGAGACGCAGGAGTGTGCGTTTTATAATGTGAGCTGGGAGAAGGACGGGACGAACCAGAGCGGAATCGAATCATGCTACGGAGAGAAAGACAAGCGACGACACTGTTTCTCCACCTGGAAGAACCGCTCAGGAGCCATCGAGATGGTCAAGCAGGGCTGCTGGCTGGACGACGTCAACTGCTACGACAG cagcGAGTGTGTGGAGCGTAAGGAGAATCCCGACGTCTTCTTCTGCTGCTGCGAGGGAAACATGTGCAACGAGAAGTTTCACTACAGTCCAGAGATGATTCAGA ccaCGTCTAACCCCGTTCCTCCAAAGCCGGACTTGTTTCCCACGTTGCTCTACTCTCTGGTTCCCATCATGGCTGTTGCTGTGATTCTGGTCATCTCGTTCTGGATGTACCGTCATCTGAAGCTGTCGTACCCGCCGCTGCTCGTGCCGTCACAG gACCCGGGTCTGACGCCTCCGTCGCCGTTGTTGGGTCAGAAGCCGCTGCAGCTGCTGGAGCTGAAGGCTCGCGGACGCTTCGGCTGCGTCTGGAAAGCTCAGCTGCTCAACGAACACGTGGCTGTCAAAATCTTCCCTGTGCAG AATAAACAGTCATGGCAGAGTGAATATGAGATTTATAGTTTGAGCGGaatgaaacatgaaaatatccttCACTTCATCGGAGCGGAAAAACGAGGAAATGGAGTCGATATCGAGCTCTGGCTCATCACAGCTTACCATGAGAag GGCTCGCTGACAGACTTCCTGAAGGCGAATGTTGTGTCGTGGAATGAGCTGTGTCTGATAGCGCAGACGTTTGTGCGCGGATTGGCATATTTACACGAGGACATTCCCAACCTGAAGGACGGACACAAGCCTGCCATTGCACACAG agatATCAAGAGTAAGAATGTGTTGCTGAAGCGTGATTTAACCGCATGTATTGCTGACTTTGGCCTGGCACTGAAGTTTGAAGCAGGGAAATCTACAGGCGACACACATGGGCAG GTGGGAACGCGGCGCTACATGGCTCCGGAGGTGCTGGAGGGAGCGATCAGTTTCCAGCGCGACGCGTTTCTGAGGATCGACATGTACGCTGTGGGTCTGGTGCTGTGGGAACTGGCCACTCGCTGCACAGCGGCCGACG gtcCCGTGGATGAGTTCTGTCTGCCGTTTGAGGAGGAGGCCGGGATTCATCCATCGCTGGAGGACATGCAGGACGTCGTTGTGCATAAGAAACTACGGCCGATATTCAGAGAACACTGGCTAAAACATACg GGTCTGGCGATGCTCTATGAGACCATAGAGGAGTGCTGGGACCACGAGGCCGAGGCGCGTCTGTCCGCGGGATGCGTGGAGGAACGCATCATCTCAATGCAGCGCAACACCAACCTCATCGCCCCCGACGACATCCTCTCCGTCGTCACCATGGTTACCAACCTGGACTTCCCCCCTAAAGAATCCAGCCTATGA